Part of the Drosophila kikkawai strain 14028-0561.14 chromosome 3L, DkikHiC1v2, whole genome shotgun sequence genome is shown below.
attttttttttataccccgCAGCAGACGGAGGCGAAGAGAGACACACACGGAGAGGAcaccaaacaaaaacagaaaacacaaACCGTTAGCGTCATCACCGCACAACGCACATTTCACGAATGAAATCAAATGCGAAATGAGCACACCCGCGTTGCTGGCAGCACAGCAGGCAGCGCAGTTTCAGTTTTCGGTTTCATTTCGTCAAGCTTTCATTCTTTCCACTGCCTCTGCCAGCTTTTTTGCCAGCGCATGCGATTCCTCCTTCAGCTCCTTTAATCCTTGATTCCGTGACTCTGCCCCGCCAGCTTTGCTTGCCATTTGTTTACCTGTgcgtttactttttttttgttgtatttttttgtcttctgggggttgcttttgttgctgtttccacatttgatttgtttatcGCGGGGGCGGGTGCGGGCTGTTATCTCTTAACGGCAGCAcaacaatttttgtttattgctGAGCAAGCCGGTAACGGTAATAGCGTGTGGAGAGATAGCGTTGCAAGAGAGCAACAGCGCTTGAGAGAGTGCAGGTGCGCAGTGAGAGTTTAGGATGCGGCAGGCATCGCTAAGacagaaataaattatatacatacatatatattcttggttAAATCTTCACCAATTTCAGATCAGCTTACCAAAAAAACATGTTTTGGAATTACGAAATAAAATtgagaatacaaaaaatatagcatactttttggctTCCTCTTTCAGAAGCAATATTAAGGTTGCAATATTTGTTCTGCCATAAGTAATTGAGTCCTTATTTATCATAAGAAAACTTCTcttattaaattcaaatctatagctttataaaaataattttttgatttacaAAATGTTAACATTTTACAGTTGGTATGAAAATTTGCTAAATGAAAAGTTGCTTTCAGAGGTAACAGGTAAATGCATATGTAGAGGGCCTTTTGCCACATTTTGATTAACTCTCAGTACTTTATCAGGGAATGCACTTTTCCATCCAGCCTCTTGCGACCCTCCAGGTCGACGAGCTCCATAACCACCAGACTTTCGACAATAATGCCACCGACATTGCGGATTAGCTCAGATGCGGCCACCAGGGAACCACCGGTGGCAAGAAGATCATCCACAATGACCACCTTCTGCCCGGGCTTAATAGCAGAGCGCTGGATCTCGAAGGTGTCCTGAAGGATAAGAAAGGGTATTTAATAAGTTAATAAAgttagaatatataaaaacaaacgtTAGCTACTTACACTACCGTACTCCAGTTTGTATTCCACGGAAACCACCTCGCCCGCTAGCTTGCCCTTCTTGCGAATGGGGGCACATCCCACTCCCAGTTCGGTGGCTATCAGCAGATTGAAGAGAAAGCCCCGTGAGTCCAGGCCCACAATGATTTCAGCCTCGGGAGCGCTTTCCCTGATGTGATCCACCAGTAAATCCCTCAGATAAGCGCAGGCCTTGGCATCGGTGAGGGCTCCGAAAATGTCGCTACATGAAAACAGAGGGCTCTACACATTAACAACCTTGATAAAGAGTTCGATTGCTGGCGAGTATATTAACATAATTGGTAGCACAATCACTAGTGCCCCCAATCAGAGATAACCTCGTCGCAGGGCGATGTCAACTCACCGGAACACTATGCCCGCTTTTGGAAAGTCTGGATATTTGCCAATCTTGGATTTCACGTACTCCAGCTTTTCAGAGGCACTGATTTCACTCATTTTTCCGGGTGTGTTCTATCGGGCTAACTTTAATCTACTTAATTTTAAGGGAATTTTTACAAAAGGTCTTTGGATTCGAAAAATACGTGAGTGCGTGCCGTTGAGGGAACAGCTGATAGGCAGCAGCTATGGGAGTGTAAGGTGGTTGATGCGGATGGAACTTGGTGCGATAAACAATTGTGTTGAGTTCAGCGAGGcggtgtttttaaaattttggtgGAAATGAGAAAACTCACCACAAAACGGAAGaagtgtatattttatttgattttttgtatttatttgtaccttttaaacaataaattggtttagaaatatataaaaatatatattagaaatataggtataaatattttttgtaagaaGAAATTGTTCAGTCAGTTTAGAGTTTGAAAATCACCCAGAAAAATTGACAAAGAAAAGAATTTCTgtgggaaaatattaaattataaataagaaatatctGACATTGTAAAAAATGTATCATTTAGATgagtatattattttaaaaatgtatttattttcttaaacatATTTAGAATGAATTCATCAATTagataaagtaaatattttatcatacacttttattttaatttaatttttatagaatttaaaactataaatatttctgtggCTTTGCTTAATAAGTTTACAAGTGTATTTTTTCgggattaattttttttttttatgataaggtttaaaataaaaataataaaataatggaggtttatttataatcttttaatattcaagaataaattattattgcccacatataaatataatttttaaattacaaaaatcaCACTTATCTCTTCATTCTGATTATGTTTTCTAGGGTTTTTCCTGCCAAATGTTTGTCTAGGCATTTTCTTGCACAAAGAAAGCAGTCCCAGGAATTCACACACATCCTGCAGGTAGCCGGCATTGTGGAAAACCTTCCTCGCCCGTTTGTGCCTCACCGAACTATCTCCTTGTTGACCAAAAGATAAGTGGCGGAGAAATCTCGGCAATTCTTCGAGGGAAAGACATTCATGGCTGCATTATTTATCAGCCGAGCCAGCTGATGAGGCAAAATGATTGAAAAGAAATGCCAACAATTTTCGTTGCACTTATCGAAGGCGGCTTGAAGATCGAGGGAACTCTCTCCAGGGCTCTCTCTCGCAAACACAGGTGAGATACAGGTAGGTGAaggtgagtgtgagtgtgaaTATCTGTGTGTCTGTGTATCTTTAACGCTCCAAGCCAGCGAAATATTCAGTTCGTCTTTTAGCGCCGAACGGGTCGGTTGAGCCAAGTCTTAGTGCGGTTTCTTGAAACGGATCGAATTCCCAGCCCGCGactttttcaataattaatgCCAACTCGCGAACGGCGAACCACGCGCGACAATagcaaaagatatatatttaaataacaacaataatcgACACCCATAAAGCCAAGTTAAAGCCGAAACCAGTTCTCGATCAACGTAAGCAGAAAAGCAAGAGTTTGCAAAATCCTCAAATTAAGCGCGATCTTAACGGCAAAAAGTAAATGTCAGCCAACCGACAAAACTGCGCCCCGTTTTTCTTTGCCATTTTGCAAAAGTCGGATAACGACTGACAACGACCAAAGCAACAATATTGCAgttaaaacaacaaataacttaaaaactaGTAACAAAGTTCAAGCAAACATAAAAACgtgaaaacctaaaaaaaaaaaaaatagaggaaTATATGTACACAACATTAGACACAAAAGCAACAATATAGCAAAAAGTGCAGAAAACATTCACATTCGCATACACATACGTCGTTACACTCGGAAAAAATATACCCTAAATAGTATACATGTTTTTGTTAGATTTAAGAGATTAAAGCAAActataataacatttttaggCGAAATAAATGAGTTCAATTTACACAAAATCTATTGAATAATAGAAATATCAATAAACTATTAAATTGCTTCAAAATGACAAGGTTTTTATTgacattataataaatattaagttcCTGTTAAAAGTCTGTAGaataaagaaatcaaaaaaattgattaaaataattttggaATGCCTTTAAAAGAGtaatttaaaactatattatatttaatctAAATGCAGGTTCAATAAGCATTTAATAGGAAGGAAAGATTATAAAATTCAGGAAAAGGTATTCTCGATAAATACGATCTGATATTAGATGGCTTATCATATGTTTTTTTCCGTGTATTCAACACATACACCCATATATCTTAGTAATGTGAAGACGTGCGTATTGACGGCGGCAACAactgctgcaactgcaacaactGCTGTGCGCCCGAGTAACGTGAAAAACCAGAAAGAgcacagttttttttttgtttttctgttggttttgttttttatttttttgaggcAAACGAGCATCTCGGCTGAAACTTCTGCGGCTGCGCAGTGGCGGCCTTCGCGGTGAAGGGCATGGATATAGGGCGCTATGGAAAAACCAGTAGATACAAAAAGGGAAATTTAGCAATGGCTTTAAGGAATGCCTTTACCTCCTTTAAACATTTCACTCAAAGATTTGCAGATTACATCAAAGAATGGAGAAGGTcactaaaaatgttttaccttttatttttttatttaaaaacaaaattgagTTATGTATGTAACTATGTAACTATGTAATAGCACATATTTAAAGGCACATAATGAATAGCACATGATGGCACAAATACCTATACCTTGGGCCGGCAACCTTTACTTCATTCCGGGGAtgttagaaccagttgggaattataagtgcACACGTGTGATATTTTTTCGTAAAAGAtggtttttaatgaaaaattgaCCAGCAAAACAAGTTCAATTCGCCCTTTCATTAAGAAAGGACCTAAACAAAGCCAAGCAGGAAAAACCTcccaaattttgagaaaaatagaaaatataatagaaaTGAACACAAAAGACTGCACTATTGCTCCAAGATCTTTTTCATTAAAGCTTACActttctaaataatattttcaaaataatatagtCTACTCAAAGCGCCCGAAAGAGAACCTATTTTGGTAACACCCCAAGCCGCTCCTGGCTTTCGTGGCCCAAAGCCGAGTGAAGAATCTCTCGGTGTGAGTTACTATTATGTGTAGAGACCCCCATTGTGGGCCCTGTTCATGCTTGGTGCTGGCTCTTGGTATGCGCGAATGTTTGCTAACATCCAAATCGTGATCTAATAAAAAACGTAGGAAAACCGAGACACATTCCTACCCGCCGAAGTGAGTGAGCGGACCAGCTCGAATCGGATGCGATTGGATGGGGACTGTAGCCTCTGTTCAAAGGGGCCGTGTGGATATAAGGCTGCCTCCGACTTTcgcaaaaaacaaatacaaaataccgAAAACAGAGACGTCTTCCCAAGATGGATAGCAGCTGTAAAGGCCTGTCAATACAGTGAATAACTGACCGCAAAAAAACGTTGCCGGTAATTCTACTGGACAAAAAAGAAATCGTCAAAATGTATGCAGAAGCGATCGTGGAACCAAAAGGAGAAAAATGCTTATAAAACGGGGGATAGGGgacccagaaaaaaaaaaatgggcaAAGGTGAAAAAGGCGAGAAAAAATTCCGAAATACAAAAACATGGAACCGGGGCCACTTTTAAAGCCATTTCCGCATAATTCTGAAATGTAGGAACCAGTTTTCATGGTGCTGGCTAAAATTTAGCAACCAACAAGGTGTTGTTTATTACAGAGAGCGAAAAAACttggaatttatatttaatttaaagtcagAAACTATAAAATCAAAGTAATGCCCAACAACTAATCTAGCTTATCTTTaatatcaaatttaataattataatgaagtCTTAATTTATATTCTCTATAAAATTTCATTAGGATTTTCTTgagaaaattacaattttgttCAGTGTTTAGCCCCTCGTCTTCAACATGTTTTAGGTTCCACTTTGTTGGCTAAAAACAAACCATAACAAGCTAGTTACAAGAGCAGTCTTAGTCTTATGTGTATAGATGGACTTCCCTGATCGCCAAGCGTAACAATGAAAGCTTTTCCTCGCTTAGCCATAATTAGCGGCGTCAAGCTGATAGGGGAAAAGCTGAAGAAAAGctgaaaatgtgaaaattaatTGCAAGTGCGTGGCCAATTCGGATGAGGTGAGGGATCCCCTTTTCTTTCAAAGCCAAAAGCCGCTGCAGACACGGTTACTCGTACTCACCTGAGGTGAGGTGTCTGCCTGCCTGTCTGTCTCTCTGTGCCTAATgtgaaatttatgtttattcgGAGTAGAAAGTCATCTGACAGAAGCCCAGGGAGAGATGATGCGCTGACCAATGCCCGGCATTGGGACGATGAAAAGAAAGCCCGCACCGAGTGCTCTTCTCTCCCGTTTGAAATGCAGTTTTCGCAACTGCAACCGGCAAATGCAACTGCAGTGGCACTTTTCAGTTAGCCGCTCGCCACGTTTAAGGTATTGCCATTACCCAACTGACCTTATTTCCCAGCTAACACACGAGTATGTGCAGTCTCAGCTGAAAAAGTGCTGAGACTGCAACTGCGATCCAAAGCCGTTAATTTCAGCTTgatttttgtgtatttattgTTATGCACCGAAAAAACAGAATATTTTAAACGAAATGAGGGTCAGTCTGACCTTATTTGTCAGACAATAAACAGCAACAAGATACCAACATGGTTTTACATTTGTAAATGcttaaattaacatttattttcttgttaaattaattgaatattttttgaacTTGACttggcttaaatatttaattaaaatcatggttttcttttataaaaacacattaaaatcAGGTTGATTTCTTATATATAGTAGGTTATTGAATATTCGTTATGATTTCAATGAAAGGCTTCTAGCCTTCTCCTTGACTTACAAGAAATtctgaataattttttttgcttgtatatctaaatattgatttgtttcttcaatatttatttgccgTGCAAGTGAAACTCGTCAAAAGTTTGGAATACTCCGtcgtcgccgtcgccgccgGCCGGTGAGCGGATGTAACCCAAGTCCGAAACTGAGACCAGCTTCGCTGATTTTGCTGCGTCATACGAAGGCTCTCCACTGGTCACTTTCTTTTTGGTCACGTTCGAATTTCGAATGGAAAAGGCAGCAGGCACCAGACAGCATGCAGCAGTGCagttaaggggggggtaaggtatttaattttttttttcgtaattttttttttattttttatttttaaggcctaatatcttaagaatattgtgtccaagttttacatcgatcatgggaaaattgacgaagttatgcagagttgaacgaaggtcggttggtgttaaatgcatgagaatcacaaagtttaaagcgctctcctgaaaaattcaatttttcaaatcggtgtacacgattacagaaaaactactggaccgatcgatttgaaatttggcgCACACATTCTTAaactaattcctcaggtattcacgtcggcctttttttagtttttaatttttatatatttttaaattaagaaataacgttttttttttagtcaaaaatcggcattttgacttcaaattttgataaaaaatagggaaaaaattttaaaaataaaaacgcttcgtgaatacctcaggacacttatcctttaacgaatgaggtataatttttgtagatcggatgatcctgtggactgttaggatgtacaccgcaaaacaactttttttggaggcgactcgggagattccctataacttctctacctctaaatatttttcaatacaaaatttatcaaaaattattcaaatgttgtgttattatatggtatttaattcattaagctaactttagccgtttcgccacaatatttttttcaaaagtggccttttttgcaccgaattaaccttaccccccccttaatgtAAATACCCGCCCAACAAACAGGCAAATCACAAAATTACAGCACACAGAAAATGCAAACGGAGAGATACCAGAAAATTATTAGACGGTGTAGTGTCTGCGGTGTGTCTGCATCTGGTCAATACAATTATATATACCTGGTCGTCCACTGCAATTTTCCCCGGCTAGACTCGCTTTTCCGGCTCTCCTGTGCTGTGATTTTCCAGATGACTCACAGCGGAGATCGGTTCAATATTATCACGTGCCGAACCGGCAGgaaaagttttatatttttgtatgttaCTGGGTTGGGCTCATACATTACAATAgctatttatgtatttatttacttgtttgTTCTTCTCTACCTACTCTCTCTTTTGTTGTTAGCATTGTTGTGTTAATCGATTCCGCTTTTGCCTTGGACTCGAACTCCAACTTCGACTCCGACCGCGACTCCCATAATTGAGTCTTATTCTCTTTGTTTGCCATGGCTTTAATTCACCTTAATGAACCAATCTTGACCAAGTGgagtttgcttttgttttgcttctcACGAACGGAGGGGCGACTTTGTGTTACAGTTTCCCCGGTTTcctcataaaaataaatatgataaataaAAGCAGAAGCAAGGCTGGGAAAACCCCGAGACAAAGCtaatgaaaatgcattttggCAGCAGACATTTTTCGTAGCTATTTCAATGAATTTTTGACCGAAACCAAACAAGTTTTTAGATCGCCAAGCCAGTTTCTTTTGGCTGCCGATGACGATGAATCATGGCTAAAATTAGGCATTTGCTCGATaatattttgcataatttcttTCGCTTTTTGgactctctccctctctgtcCCTTTGACATAGAATAATTGGCAGATGTGAGGCAACTTTTAGCTAGATAATTGCTGCTTTGCATAAGcaaaatcgaaaatatatcCCCCGGCTATATTactatttctctctctccatTTTGCGATTATCATCCGCAGCTGAATTGGCAAATGGGAATGTGTTTTTTGGGAGTTGAATTTGATTGAAGTGAAGGGGAAAACTtcataaaaaatcattttttaatgatttgaaaatgtttttgaGTGGACACGACACATGCAGATGGATGGAAAGTATTATATGGCAGATAAGTTGCATCAGATATCGAGGATACGAAATGTTACGATGCCATTTTATAAACAGCCTTTATggaagatttttaaaattaagctttCCTATATCCAATATCAGAAAAATATTCTCAATAAAAATCACCAGTCCGTTTATATGAATTGATAAAGATAATATGGCAACAACTATTTTATAgtctaaataaatacaaaaatccataaaaatatttatttaaaaccaatTTCCAAGCATGAATTGCTTTTATTACTAGGTAATAAGGCAACAGTGTCGattataaaataacaaaaacacatttccagtgatgaaaataatttaaaaaacactatTGAATCGTTAAATAACTCATTCAAACATTATTCAGTATAGACTTTTGTTGATTTCTCCTATAAAAGATCGATGATTTATAAATGTCAAGCCCCAGTTTCATGACTTAAGCTCATTAATTTTCCGCGAGGTCATCAAACCAAAAGCTGGCCAATTTAATCAGCTTAAAAATAGTGCGCTCACAAACCGATTTATGACCGACAAAAACGCAATTGTTGGCATTGCTTTGGTTACTTTGGTGCCATCTTCCAATTAATGCCCACGAAGCTGGTCGCTAAA
Proteins encoded:
- the Aprt gene encoding adenine phosphoribosyltransferase, with protein sequence MSEISASEKLEYVKSKIGKYPDFPKAGIVFRDIFGALTDAKACAYLRDLLVDHIRESAPEAEIIVGLDSRGFLFNLLIATELGVGCAPIRKKGKLAGEVVSVEYKLEYGSDTFEIQRSAIKPGQKVVIVDDLLATGGSLVAASELIRNVGGIIVESLVVMELVDLEGRKRLDGKVHSLIKY